The Maridesulfovibrio zosterae DSM 11974 genome contains a region encoding:
- a CDS encoding bifunctional folylpolyglutamate synthase/dihydrofolate synthase, whose amino-acid sequence MKFSNYFKFSRYLDELGLFHMDLSLGRMEEFVRNWGGKNSFPVIHVVGTNGKGSTSSYISSIAQQSGLKVGTYTSPHFITPRERVTINSAMLSEDEWCEAANQVMEIVPDAGLTYFELLTCMALVIFKNKGVDLAVMEAGLGGRFDATNTVDPDLTVFAPIGLDHEKLLGSTIELIAADKADAMRQNGLAVTSAQVPEALKVLKSRAAELNCKLNFTDKLQCVADLKPALSGEHQKQNAHLACCAWRLFCEKGGLEFNEQSVRVGVEQAFIAGRLQTIKSDRTFILDGAHNTHAFMALEKELSSSATKPDAIIFGCMKDKNLQPVKETLFRLTDGPVIACGIPGNERAFLYKELAEALGNSSKAAANIDEALSLLGSDEKTVLVCGSLYLLAAFYTRYPEFLKK is encoded by the coding sequence TTGAAATTTAGTAATTATTTTAAATTTAGCCGTTATTTGGATGAGCTTGGGCTGTTTCATATGGATTTAAGCCTTGGCAGAATGGAAGAGTTTGTACGCAACTGGGGCGGAAAAAACAGCTTTCCGGTGATCCATGTTGTCGGGACGAATGGTAAGGGGTCAACTTCATCATATATATCATCAATTGCGCAGCAGTCAGGACTCAAGGTCGGAACCTATACATCACCGCATTTCATTACTCCCCGTGAACGCGTAACAATAAACTCGGCTATGCTTTCAGAAGATGAGTGGTGCGAGGCGGCTAATCAGGTGATGGAGATTGTTCCTGATGCCGGGCTTACTTACTTTGAGCTGCTGACCTGTATGGCATTGGTGATATTTAAGAATAAAGGAGTCGACCTTGCCGTAATGGAGGCCGGACTTGGAGGTCGCTTTGACGCTACCAATACAGTTGATCCTGACCTCACTGTTTTTGCCCCTATAGGTCTTGACCATGAAAAGCTCCTCGGATCAACCATTGAGCTTATAGCAGCGGATAAAGCCGATGCCATGCGGCAAAATGGCCTTGCTGTCACTTCCGCTCAGGTTCCTGAAGCTCTGAAGGTTCTTAAATCACGGGCAGCTGAGCTTAATTGCAAATTAAATTTTACAGATAAGTTGCAATGTGTTGCTGATTTAAAACCGGCTCTTTCCGGTGAGCATCAAAAGCAGAATGCACATCTGGCCTGTTGCGCATGGCGTCTTTTTTGCGAAAAAGGTGGACTTGAATTTAATGAGCAGTCAGTGCGTGTGGGAGTTGAACAGGCTTTTATTGCCGGACGTTTGCAGACAATAAAATCTGACCGTACATTTATACTGGACGGTGCTCATAATACACACGCATTCATGGCTCTTGAAAAAGAACTTTCCAGCTCAGCAACTAAACCTGATGCAATAATCTTCGGTTGTATGAAAGATAAAAATCTTCAGCCTGTGAAGGAAACTCTTTTCCGTTTGACTGACGGCCCTGTGATCGCTTGCGGCATACCCGGTAACGAACGGGCGTTTCTGTATAAAGAGCTTGCCGAGGCCCTTGGAAACAGTTCAAAAGCGGCTGCAAATATTGATGAAGCATTGTCTCTTTTAGGTTCTGATGAAAAAACAGTACTAGTCTGCGGTTCCTTGTATTTACTCGCAGCTTTTTATACAAGATATCCAGAATTTTTAAAAAAATAG
- a CDS encoding glycosyltransferase family 2 protein gives MSERRLAVVILHYGDPDLTARVKEQLKRTDPKWAENIFVLDNHAPCPFPDSWLRLEKNIYWAGALDYCLNKFSDMGYSHLWFLNNDILFGSKSPHIQRAWKRLELLDSRFGPVGVYSPSTYKNQYHPQMIEKPEMQYSIVPYIDGIAPLFRIESLKSIGGLDYEGNPYGYGVDVWNTLALHRAGCPVVVDHQVVMRHIYHSTAKNEIGFLDTASHFESEYMTKRLGNDYKILLKDELTLCRDFDKF, from the coding sequence ATGTCGGAGAGGCGTTTGGCTGTTGTTATTCTTCACTATGGTGACCCTGATTTGACTGCGAGAGTGAAAGAACAACTCAAAAGAACAGATCCCAAATGGGCCGAAAATATCTTCGTTCTGGATAATCATGCTCCATGTCCTTTTCCTGATTCATGGCTTAGACTTGAAAAAAATATTTATTGGGCCGGTGCCTTAGATTATTGTCTGAACAAATTCAGTGACATGGGGTACAGTCATCTTTGGTTTCTTAATAACGATATATTGTTCGGCTCAAAGTCTCCGCATATACAGCGTGCCTGGAAGCGTCTTGAGCTTCTTGATTCGCGTTTCGGACCAGTAGGAGTTTATTCTCCCTCTACATACAAAAATCAATATCATCCGCAAATGATTGAAAAGCCTGAAATGCAGTATTCCATTGTTCCGTATATTGACGGTATCGCCCCCTTGTTTCGGATTGAAAGCCTCAAAAGTATCGGAGGCTTGGACTACGAAGGCAACCCATACGGTTATGGAGTTGATGTGTGGAATACCCTTGCATTGCACCGGGCCGGATGTCCTGTTGTAGTAGATCATCAGGTTGTGATGAGGCATATCTACCATAGTACTGCTAAAAATGAGATAGGGTTTCTTGACACTGCATCCCATTTTGAGTCCGAATATATGACAAAGCGTCTTGGTAATGACTATAAAATTCTCCTTAAAGATGAGCTTACTCTTTGTAGAGACTTTGATAAATTTTAG
- a CDS encoding glycosyltransferase encodes METLWTSLPQELTVNLLAGGIGRTHLTEIGYQCIKFSQTETDQRALYYRLACETMLAAWNHDPLNIQSAQLASSILGADALQSPTGKMLSRIAKESKPVNLAPQEQRIRRLIHRGLHDEAADILTSLLENNPEGIATLKLALEMQELCFEKPFRTLARRQLEKMDIEDMKPLQHFLEANMAFAQKRYDQAATKYIKTLNYGTFPEARVRLAECLLRTGLRDDAINEYAKDISDRPWYINSLLRTSELLEKSDQESCNPPGKVAILIYSYNKAKELNATLEAVFAARYENTFIAVLDNGSTDNTAAVINKWESISRRRGDLPMKRFDLHVNIGAPAARNWLLYHPQISKAEFAAFLDDDALPPTDWLQKLGAAINRYPDAGVWGCKVVDANSSHKLQSVDLHLKAGSKAKNELGYHYPQLRPTDIHHQTQDYGQFDYVRPCVSVTGCCHIMRMSDLEKIGGFDIRFSPSQFDDVDRDLRLCLQRMTPVYQGHLRVRHLKCSGTSGTVDKKSAALQLGNQLRLDMKYQLNDLQKIRTNDYETTLSDAMHKRKIVLDILKKQ; translated from the coding sequence ATGGAAACACTCTGGACAAGTCTTCCTCAAGAGCTAACGGTAAACTTACTTGCCGGGGGCATTGGGCGCACACATCTAACCGAGATCGGCTACCAGTGTATTAAATTCAGCCAGACGGAAACCGATCAGCGTGCCCTGTACTACAGGCTTGCTTGTGAGACCATGCTGGCAGCATGGAACCATGACCCCTTAAATATCCAAAGCGCACAATTAGCAAGTTCCATACTGGGAGCAGACGCCCTTCAATCTCCAACAGGAAAAATGCTATCCCGCATAGCCAAAGAATCAAAACCGGTTAATTTAGCCCCGCAGGAGCAGCGTATACGCCGCCTGATTCATCGGGGACTCCATGACGAAGCAGCAGACATACTTACCAGTCTGCTTGAAAATAATCCTGAAGGCATAGCGACTTTAAAATTAGCCCTTGAAATGCAGGAATTATGTTTCGAAAAACCTTTCCGGACTTTGGCCAGAAGGCAACTTGAAAAAATGGACATAGAGGATATGAAACCTCTTCAACATTTTTTAGAAGCCAATATGGCATTTGCACAGAAAAGATATGATCAGGCTGCAACTAAATATATCAAAACACTTAACTATGGAACTTTCCCGGAAGCTCGGGTGCGGCTTGCAGAATGTCTGCTGCGTACTGGTTTAAGAGATGATGCTATCAATGAATATGCCAAAGATATTTCAGACCGTCCTTGGTACATAAACAGCCTGCTGCGAACGTCAGAACTACTTGAAAAAAGTGATCAGGAAAGCTGTAATCCTCCGGGAAAAGTCGCCATACTAATCTACAGTTACAACAAGGCAAAAGAACTGAATGCAACGCTTGAAGCCGTTTTTGCGGCCAGATATGAAAATACTTTCATCGCTGTTCTTGATAACGGAAGCACTGATAACACTGCTGCAGTAATTAATAAATGGGAAAGCATATCCAGGAGAAGAGGCGATCTTCCTATGAAACGCTTTGACCTGCATGTCAACATAGGAGCCCCGGCTGCACGTAACTGGCTGCTATACCACCCCCAAATATCCAAAGCTGAATTTGCAGCTTTTCTTGATGATGATGCACTGCCTCCAACAGACTGGTTGCAGAAACTTGGAGCGGCTATCAACAGATACCCAGATGCCGGAGTATGGGGATGCAAAGTGGTAGATGCAAACTCATCACACAAATTACAAAGTGTGGACCTGCATTTAAAAGCAGGCTCAAAAGCAAAGAACGAATTAGGTTACCACTATCCCCAACTACGCCCTACGGACATTCATCACCAGACACAAGACTACGGACAATTCGACTACGTTCGCCCTTGTGTATCAGTTACCGGATGCTGCCATATTATGCGAATGTCTGATCTTGAAAAAATCGGAGGATTTGACATTAGATTCTCCCCGTCCCAATTCGATGACGTAGACCGGGATTTAAGACTCTGCCTGCAAAGAATGACGCCTGTATACCAGGGACATCTACGTGTAAGACACCTAAAATGCTCTGGAACATCCGGAACTGTCGATAAAAAATCAGCTGCATTGCAACTTGGAAACCAGTTGAGATTGGACATGAAATACCAACTCAATGACCTGCAAAAAATACGCACTAACGACTATGAAACAACCCTCTCTGATGCCATGCATAAGAGAAAAATTGTGCTGGATATTTTAAAAAAACAGTAA
- a CDS encoding membrane protein, with protein sequence MRIYRNLYVSIMLAGLLLLSANIVFAESESITSAANIESAEITASAFQNPAQAETLANLLQYKSELKSQLKAAKKVRKNITHPVDKEAISAKINDLKNQLRKVHQNFVKVATGIDSSVFNEEIQQHFQWQEEIETLIKPLFNELKEMTKRPRQIERLKSRVAYFESRLPSANEAVANIDKLISAAKSEQLKEELQRLKIEFEKKKTNINNQLDVAHFELNELQKEKKSFYESTMKVMAVFFKSRGKNIFIALLTFIGVFLAFRLFDRGFRRIHPAFKTKERPFYIRLIEVVLLFMTVMVATVASLFTLYISGDWFLLSIAFIFLIGALWTAREGFTRYYEQVKLILNLGSVRENERIIHNGVPWEVERLQLFTKLRNPALNPSVIRLPIEKLSGQISRSFSSNEPWFPCRVDDWVILSDGTRGKVISQSPDMVELIQRGGTYVTYQTQDFLGLSPKNLSRNFRLKSVFGIDYAHQAESTNSILVQAKEFIEVKLQEDGYEKHVLSLKVEFESAGASSLNIVIIVDFNGSVAELYGRLNRALQRYSVDACTKFGWNIPFDQLVVHKAQ encoded by the coding sequence ATGAGAATTTATAGAAATTTATATGTAAGCATCATGCTTGCCGGTCTTTTACTGCTTTCGGCCAATATCGTTTTTGCAGAAAGTGAAAGCATCACCAGCGCTGCAAATATTGAAAGTGCGGAAATAACGGCCAGTGCATTTCAAAATCCAGCTCAGGCAGAGACTCTTGCAAACCTGCTGCAATACAAATCGGAATTGAAAAGTCAGCTTAAAGCTGCAAAAAAAGTACGGAAAAATATTACGCATCCAGTAGATAAAGAAGCTATTTCCGCCAAAATAAACGATCTTAAAAACCAACTTAGAAAAGTTCATCAAAACTTTGTGAAAGTTGCTACAGGAATTGATTCATCTGTTTTCAATGAAGAAATACAACAACATTTCCAATGGCAGGAAGAAATTGAAACTTTAATTAAACCTCTCTTTAACGAACTAAAAGAGATGACCAAAAGACCTCGCCAGATAGAGCGTCTAAAATCAAGAGTTGCATATTTTGAAAGCAGGCTGCCAAGTGCAAATGAAGCTGTAGCAAACATCGATAAACTTATATCCGCCGCCAAATCCGAACAGCTCAAAGAGGAGCTGCAAAGACTTAAAATTGAATTTGAAAAAAAGAAGACCAATATCAATAATCAGCTTGATGTTGCCCATTTTGAGCTGAACGAACTGCAAAAAGAAAAAAAATCGTTCTATGAATCGACAATGAAAGTGATGGCGGTTTTCTTTAAAAGCCGTGGTAAGAATATTTTCATTGCGCTGTTAACCTTTATCGGTGTTTTTCTTGCCTTCAGACTTTTTGATCGTGGATTCAGAAGAATTCATCCAGCTTTTAAAACAAAAGAACGTCCATTTTACATACGCCTTATTGAAGTAGTTCTACTCTTCATGACGGTTATGGTGGCGACTGTTGCTTCTCTTTTTACTCTTTATATTTCAGGCGACTGGTTTTTGTTAAGCATCGCTTTCATTTTCTTGATCGGTGCGCTCTGGACTGCCAGAGAAGGCTTTACCCGCTACTATGAACAGGTAAAACTGATCTTGAACTTAGGATCTGTACGTGAAAATGAGCGAATTATTCATAATGGTGTTCCATGGGAAGTTGAAAGGCTGCAACTTTTCACCAAACTGAGAAACCCGGCGCTGAACCCGAGTGTAATAAGACTTCCTATTGAAAAGCTTTCAGGCCAGATTTCACGTTCATTCAGCAGTAACGAGCCTTGGTTTCCCTGCCGCGTTGATGACTGGGTAATCCTTTCTGACGGCACCCGCGGAAAGGTCATCAGCCAGTCTCCTGATATGGTCGAACTGATCCAGCGCGGTGGAACGTATGTGACATATCAGACTCAGGATTTTCTGGGCCTCAGCCCAAAGAATCTCTCACGTAATTTCCGCTTGAAATCTGTTTTCGGTATTGATTACGCACATCAGGCGGAAAGCACCAATTCAATTCTTGTTCAGGCAAAAGAATTCATTGAAGTTAAGCTTCAGGAAGATGGATATGAAAAGCATGTTCTGAGTCTCAAGGTTGAATTTGAGTCAGCCGGAGCGTCATCATTAAACATTGTAATTATCGTTGATTTCAATGGAAGTGTTGCCGAACTTTATGGTCGCTTAAACAGAGCCTTGCAACGCTATAGTGTTGACGCCTGTACCAAGTTCGGATGGAACATACCATTTGATCAGCTCGTTGTTCATAAAGCTCAATAG
- a CDS encoding CHASE2 domain-containing protein — MKLKVPDFIKQLLRKNSADEKDPFFRNILKYNLWPARTKRLFILNVFFGFVLLVILELLPLSKVGQNMINDNHDFLISESFKQNAREGKTVNDDIELVLLDRTFYETSPSMGYWTPKLRLNETLLFILDSGAKVVVIDCRLDRAVPDDKENDAFLINFKQSLEKARQTGAVIIIPRLALKNGERPTSFSTDFWMLADKYKDVLKVGDAGIIRNPEDKRIRHLRYYRVESGKEDKKVLLSISLLAALYDHGAGMGDEHRNRIIQSILEIENGQLDSKRIEIFHDTWIKFFPQKTGSDDIEARLKFILAPRKIYINKIGYAGAAQSKHVQSATGIRFRKPESFKGKLVIIGSDYEDIGDMHLTPIGRMPGVYIIVNAVNMFLNGDQVHADAAISYLIKIITVLVVSLGVAHLPAIFDLLLLILAYMAFRPLSAYLFIEHGLFFNSLLLLAGISFFDYVNNVSEYVIERFLSLEE; from the coding sequence ATGAAACTCAAGGTTCCTGATTTTATAAAGCAATTATTGCGGAAGAATTCTGCTGATGAGAAAGATCCTTTTTTTCGGAATATCCTTAAATATAACCTATGGCCTGCAAGAACCAAGCGGCTTTTCATTCTTAATGTTTTTTTTGGGTTTGTGTTGCTGGTCATCCTCGAACTGCTGCCTTTATCAAAGGTAGGCCAGAATATGATCAACGATAACCATGATTTTCTTATTTCTGAATCGTTTAAGCAGAATGCACGGGAAGGGAAGACTGTAAATGATGATATTGAGCTGGTATTACTTGACCGTACTTTCTACGAAACAAGTCCCAGTATGGGATATTGGACTCCTAAATTAAGGCTTAACGAGACTCTACTATTTATTCTGGATTCTGGAGCCAAGGTGGTAGTCATTGATTGCCGTCTGGACCGAGCTGTACCAGATGATAAAGAGAATGATGCATTTCTGATTAATTTTAAACAAAGTCTGGAAAAAGCACGGCAGACCGGAGCTGTTATAATTATTCCCAGGCTGGCCCTGAAAAATGGTGAGCGACCGACATCTTTTTCAACGGATTTCTGGATGCTTGCCGATAAATATAAGGATGTGCTGAAAGTTGGGGACGCCGGAATTATCCGTAACCCCGAAGATAAACGCATCAGACATTTGCGCTACTACAGGGTAGAGTCTGGGAAAGAAGATAAAAAGGTTCTGCTTTCTATATCTCTTTTGGCTGCTTTGTACGATCATGGGGCTGGTATGGGGGATGAGCATCGCAATCGTATTATCCAGAGTATTCTTGAGATTGAAAATGGGCAGCTGGACAGTAAACGTATAGAAATTTTTCATGATACGTGGATTAAATTTTTTCCGCAAAAAACCGGGAGTGACGATATTGAGGCCCGGCTGAAATTTATTCTTGCTCCTCGAAAGATATATATTAATAAAATAGGCTATGCCGGTGCTGCTCAGTCTAAGCATGTTCAGTCTGCGACTGGAATCAGGTTCAGAAAACCTGAAAGTTTTAAAGGGAAGCTGGTAATAATCGGTTCGGATTATGAAGATATCGGTGATATGCACCTTACCCCTATAGGGCGTATGCCGGGGGTATATATTATCGTCAATGCCGTTAATATGTTTTTAAACGGTGATCAGGTTCATGCTGATGCAGCTATCAGTTACCTGATTAAAATCATTACCGTGCTCGTTGTGTCTTTAGGAGTAGCACATCTGCCAGCCATCTTTGATCTTTTACTGCTTATTCTTGCCTATATGGCTTTCAGGCCGCTGAGTGCATACCTTTTTATTGAACATGGGCTGTTTTTTAATTCGCTGTTACTTCTGGCTGGAATAAGTTTTTTTGACTATGTAAATAACGTCAGTGAATATGTTATTGAGAGATTTTTATCTCTGGAGGAATAG
- a CDS encoding DUF389 domain-containing protein → MPLIFKRKARPPLLFVSDVRREFLLTEITRTSAPSGMYYLLMVVACFIASIGLMADSPAVVIGAMLVSPLMTPIFGFSLGLVRGEFPLIRDSLFSVVAGILLGIGGAFLIGCFPVFFEITNEIAARTEPNLLDLGVAAFAGIAGTVALIDERVSPVMPGIAIATSLVPPLCASGLCLALQQYSNAWGSFLLFFANFLVILSIASVLFIITGFIPNSDNEPLPRLIKHFATTTIGLIIVAALLTQSLIEVSVSRKIDNELRIVTLEAVTSTPNTTIEEIKHETSDGIINGFIMLQGPASLKANVVKIMEEKAEKALKMPIQLIVRTSITQSISASANANISSLVNAHAKNQKIQLDPSAMILEQAELLLRSYISKYPWYTLMGINYMELKNGPGIIVELSGPDLPQPEDVERIESLLRNQTRNKKVSLIVRFFKSNDITRHGRNLFGAQYSGKNTPETLKIETVTTEYLDNIRNVFPIYVEAQHSKTGWKILADIAGSRLIDSKEVENIEQKLAKEFKSPVKLYVYSKSEALVDSEGVQPFEFFSGKDRKDLFRVD, encoded by the coding sequence GTGCCATTAATATTCAAGAGAAAAGCCAGACCACCTCTACTCTTTGTTAGTGACGTTCGCCGGGAGTTTCTTCTAACCGAGATTACCCGCACCTCTGCCCCGAGCGGAATGTATTACCTGCTTATGGTCGTAGCCTGTTTTATTGCCTCTATAGGATTAATGGCAGACAGTCCTGCAGTTGTTATCGGTGCTATGCTGGTTTCTCCGCTGATGACACCTATCTTCGGGTTCTCACTGGGACTTGTACGCGGAGAATTCCCGCTTATCCGTGATTCACTATTTTCCGTTGTGGCAGGTATCCTGCTGGGTATCGGCGGAGCATTTTTGATTGGCTGCTTTCCTGTTTTCTTTGAAATAACCAATGAAATTGCTGCACGTACAGAACCAAATCTACTGGACCTCGGCGTTGCCGCTTTTGCCGGTATTGCCGGAACGGTTGCACTGATTGATGAAAGAGTCAGTCCGGTAATGCCGGGAATAGCCATTGCCACGTCGCTTGTCCCGCCACTTTGTGCAAGCGGTCTGTGTCTTGCTCTACAGCAGTACTCAAATGCATGGGGTTCTTTTCTGCTTTTCTTTGCCAACTTTCTGGTTATTCTTTCCATTGCCAGTGTACTTTTTATTATTACCGGATTCATCCCTAACTCAGATAATGAACCACTACCACGGCTGATCAAACATTTTGCCACAACGACTATTGGACTGATCATTGTTGCCGCTCTACTTACCCAATCTCTTATAGAAGTTTCCGTTTCCCGCAAAATTGATAACGAACTCAGAATAGTAACTCTGGAAGCAGTGACTTCAACGCCGAACACAACAATTGAAGAAATAAAGCATGAAACATCAGACGGTATAATCAATGGATTCATAATGTTGCAAGGTCCTGCTTCGCTGAAAGCCAATGTTGTAAAAATAATGGAAGAAAAAGCGGAAAAAGCTCTTAAAATGCCTATACAACTGATTGTGCGTACCTCCATTACCCAGAGCATTTCCGCAAGTGCAAATGCAAATATAAGCAGCCTGGTCAATGCTCATGCCAAAAATCAAAAAATACAGCTTGATCCTAGCGCCATGATTCTTGAGCAAGCCGAACTGTTGCTCCGAAGTTATATTTCTAAATATCCATGGTATACGCTCATGGGAATAAACTATATGGAGCTTAAAAACGGCCCCGGCATCATTGTTGAACTCAGCGGTCCGGATCTTCCACAACCTGAAGACGTTGAAAGAATTGAAAGTCTGCTCAGAAATCAAACCAGGAATAAAAAGGTCTCTCTTATTGTCCGTTTTTTCAAAAGCAATGATATTACCAGACATGGGCGCAACCTTTTCGGGGCCCAATACTCAGGAAAGAATACACCGGAAACACTTAAAATTGAGACTGTAACAACAGAATATTTAGATAATATACGTAATGTTTTTCCAATCTATGTTGAAGCACAGCATTCTAAAACGGGCTGGAAAATATTGGCTGATATTGCCGGATCAAGACTGATAGACAGTAAGGAAGTCGAGAATATAGAACAAAAACTCGCCAAAGAATTCAAGTCTCCGGTAAAACTCTATGTTTATTCAAAAAGTGAAGCGTTAGTCGACAGTGAAGGAGTGCAGCCATTTGAATTCTTTTCAGGAAAAGATCGTAAAGACTTGTTTAGGGTTGACTGA
- a CDS encoding PfkB family carbohydrate kinase produces MADFLIAGLGEILWDVLADSEEIGGAPVNFAYHAGALGAEAFAISTIGDDERGRRAIAELLTRGLNLESVSVDKDHATGFVEAKVDSQGVAHYIFPDDIAWDHLTLNERALELAPKVDAVCFGTLAQRSEKSRAAISIFLDNAPQAMKIYDMNLRQNFYNEEIINRSLQKADVLKLNDDEISVVASMFGLNGDEKSILKVLHEKFTLKCSVLTRGGSGSLMLGQNKEIENSGIYVDKITDTIGAGDSFTAAVAIGLLQGCTLESISKHANELAAYVCSCKGAMPPVPDRYTLIR; encoded by the coding sequence ATGGCTGATTTTTTGATAGCCGGTCTGGGCGAAATACTTTGGGACGTACTTGCAGATTCAGAAGAAATAGGCGGTGCGCCTGTTAATTTTGCCTATCACGCGGGGGCACTTGGAGCAGAAGCATTTGCAATCTCCACCATTGGCGACGATGAACGGGGCAGACGCGCTATTGCAGAACTACTCACCAGAGGTCTAAATCTCGAATCCGTCAGTGTAGACAAAGATCATGCAACAGGATTTGTCGAAGCAAAAGTAGATTCACAGGGCGTGGCTCATTATATTTTTCCTGATGATATTGCGTGGGATCATCTGACTCTGAATGAAAGAGCCTTAGAACTTGCCCCGAAAGTTGATGCTGTCTGTTTCGGCACGCTTGCACAGCGCAGTGAAAAATCACGCGCAGCTATTAGTATATTTCTTGATAATGCTCCGCAGGCTATGAAAATCTACGATATGAATCTGCGACAGAATTTTTATAATGAAGAAATTATTAACAGGTCACTCCAGAAAGCTGACGTGCTGAAACTTAACGACGATGAAATTTCAGTTGTAGCTTCCATGTTCGGGCTGAATGGTGATGAAAAATCAATTCTTAAAGTACTCCATGAAAAATTCACGCTAAAGTGCTCTGTGCTTACCCGCGGAGGAAGCGGAAGCCTGATGCTTGGACAGAATAAGGAAATTGAAAACAGCGGTATTTATGTTGATAAAATTACTGATACAATTGGTGCAGGAGACTCATTCACAGCGGCAGTTGCAATAGGACTGCTACAAGGCTGCACACTGGAAAGTATCAGCAAGCATGCAAATGAACTGGCAGCATATGTGTGCTCATGCAAAGGAGCCATGCCACCTGTACCAGACAGATATACACTTATCAGATAA
- a CDS encoding D-lyxose/D-mannose family sugar isomerase — translation MKRSEVNVLINSAKDFFKTHRFNLPKWAFWTPEDWKGHGDSEVVRNMLGWDLTDYGKGDFDKLGLLLFTIRNGNLKAGDPKPYAEKIMILREGQVCPMHFHWSKREDIINRAGGNLVIKLYSSDENEALSDTPLDVSVDGIIRRVESGSEIVLEPGESICLEPGMYHAFYCEEGSGDVMVGEVSAVNDDNSDNRFHEPLPRFPEVDEDEAPVHLLVNDYARYV, via the coding sequence ATGAAAAGAAGTGAAGTTAACGTACTGATCAACAGCGCCAAAGATTTTTTTAAAACCCATCGCTTTAATCTGCCAAAGTGGGCTTTCTGGACACCGGAAGACTGGAAAGGACACGGTGATAGTGAGGTTGTCCGCAATATGCTGGGGTGGGACCTTACTGACTATGGCAAAGGAGATTTTGACAAGCTTGGCCTTCTCCTTTTTACTATACGAAACGGCAATCTCAAAGCCGGTGACCCTAAACCTTATGCCGAAAAAATTATGATCCTGCGTGAAGGACAGGTCTGCCCTATGCACTTCCACTGGTCCAAACGCGAAGATATAATCAATCGCGCAGGCGGTAATCTGGTGATCAAATTATACAGCTCTGATGAAAATGAAGCTCTGTCAGACACGCCTCTGGATGTCAGTGTTGACGGAATCATTCGCAGGGTTGAATCCGGTTCTGAAATAGTGCTTGAGCCGGGTGAAAGCATCTGCCTAGAACCGGGCATGTACCATGCATTTTATTGTGAAGAAGGAAGCGGTGATGTAATGGTCGGCGAAGTAAGTGCTGTTAACGATGATAATTCAGATAACCGATTTCATGAGCCGCTGCCACGCTTTCCTGAAGTTGACGAAGATGAAGCTCCGGTACACCTGCTCGTTAACGACTACGCCAGATATGTTTAA
- a CDS encoding LytR/AlgR family response regulator transcription factor produces the protein MTQQKISCILIDDETPALDELSFLLSDFKDIEIIGTATSASQGIKMISEECPDLVFLDIQMPGKNGFHVLQEIMQYPEPPLVVFATAYDEYALRAFEENAVDYILKPLSAERLAKSIARVRCQVYANCEDKIEMPDMNALLSTMGLGQRVLRISVEGNGRILLLEPADVIMCRVEDRKIMIHTAQGIFPCYGDKTLDKLEERLQGQPFFRPNRGEMVNLTHVRDFAPWFNGKYVLTMKHIDENEIIISKGRVKSFRERLGLI, from the coding sequence ATGACCCAACAAAAAATATCCTGCATCCTCATAGACGATGAAACCCCGGCCCTTGATGAGCTTAGTTTTCTACTTTCTGATTTTAAAGATATTGAAATTATCGGTACAGCAACATCGGCATCTCAAGGAATAAAAATGATTTCTGAAGAGTGTCCTGATCTTGTTTTCCTCGATATCCAGATGCCTGGTAAAAACGGATTTCATGTGCTGCAAGAGATTATGCAGTACCCTGAACCTCCGCTTGTTGTATTTGCAACAGCTTATGATGAATATGCCCTGCGTGCTTTTGAAGAAAATGCAGTGGATTATATTCTTAAACCGCTTTCGGCTGAAAGACTGGCTAAAAGCATCGCACGCGTACGCTGTCAGGTTTATGCCAACTGTGAAGATAAAATTGAAATGCCGGACATGAATGCTCTGTTAAGCACAATGGGTCTGGGACAGAGAGTGTTGCGAATATCGGTTGAAGGCAACGGAAGAATCTTACTGCTTGAGCCGGCAGATGTAATTATGTGCAGGGTTGAAGATCGCAAAATAATGATCCACACGGCCCAAGGAATTTTTCCATGCTATGGAGATAAGACTCTTGATAAACTTGAAGAACGACTGCAAGGCCAGCCATTTTTCAGACCTAACCGCGGCGAAATGGTAAATCTGACTCATGTTCGGGACTTTGCACCATGGTTTAACGGCAAATACGTACTGACAATGAAACATATTGATGAAAATGAAATCATCATAAGTAAAGGCCGTGTCAAATCCTTCCGAGAACGCTTAGGACTGATTTAA